In Macrotis lagotis isolate mMagLag1 chromosome 8, bilby.v1.9.chrom.fasta, whole genome shotgun sequence, a single genomic region encodes these proteins:
- the LOC141495895 gene encoding putative serine protease 45 isoform X3, with protein sequence MVAGAPGRVLARAGAPLLPRLLPLLLLWPCGVPGIPCGQYHPFRKIIQGQNAVPCKWPWHVSLKIHHLYSCGGSLIDTEWVLTAAHCVMWNYDYTVELGDIYYNSKDSTVAYVKDIIIHPSYTDLFIIKNDLALIQLQSPVNLSRKIQPICLPSNKFNLKNGTRCWVTGWGLTQRPEQASEDDYPSRLQEADLYIIEKNHCNKMLAKALFFTTVFPIISNEMLCAYHPQGKDSCQGDSGGALACEVGEDTWVQAGIVSWGIGCGNPEIPGIYTRVSSFSTWIIKTINQKNSSFLASSCLICISMLLSLCVLITL encoded by the exons ATGGTTGCGGGGGCTCCCGGCAGGGTGCTGGCGAGGGCTGGGGCGCCCCTGCTCCCGcggctgctgccgctgctgctgctctGGCCGTGCGGCGTCCCCG GCATACCTTGTGGCCAGTATCATCCATTTAGGAAAATCATTCAAGGACAGAATGCTGTACCATGTAAGTGGCCCTGGCATGTGAGCCTGAAAATTCATCATTTGTACTCATGTGGAGGAAGCCTCATTGATACTGAATGGGTGTTAACAGCAGCGCATTGTGTCATGTG GAATTATGATTATACTGTGGAGCTTGGAGATATATATTACAACTCTAAGGACAGTACTGTCGCCTATGTCAAGGACATCATCATCCATCCTTCTTATACAGACTTATTTATCATCAAGAATGACCTTGCCCTTATACAATTGCAATCTCCTGTGAACCTCTCCCGGAAGATTCAACCTATCTGTCTCCCATCTAATAAATTCAACTTGAAGAATGGGACCCGCTGCTGGGTGACAGGATGGGGCCTAACTCAAAGACCTGAACAAG CCTCAGAAGATGACTATCCTAGTCGACTCCAGGAAGCTGATCTATacatcattgaaaaaaatcactgCAACAAAATGCTGGCAAAAGCCCTGTTTTTTACAACAGTTTTCCCCATCATCAGTAATGAAATGCTCTGTGCCTATCACCCACAAGGAAAAGATTCCTGCCAG ggGGATTCAGGGGGCGCTCTTGCCTGTGAAGTTGGAGAGGACACCTGGGTACAGGCAGGGATAGTGAGCTGGGGAATTGGCTGTGGAAATCCTGAAATACCTGGAATTTATACTAGAGTCAGTTCATTCTCCACATGGATCATCAAAACcataaaccaaaaaaactctTCATTTTTGGCCTCTTCCTGTCTCATATGTATCTCGATGCTGCTGTCCCTTTGTGTCCTAATAACTCTGTGA